The Scyliorhinus torazame isolate Kashiwa2021f chromosome 22, sScyTor2.1, whole genome shotgun sequence DNA segment AAGTATGGTTTAACCATTCTTAAATCTAGATGTGCCAGGAGCAATAGCGAGTTCACATCACATATGGAGCTTTCATGTTTTAAGTCTCTTTCTccatgccccccccgccccccccccccccccccccccgggtttaaATGGAAAGCAGGACTCAAATGTAATAGGATCCAAACATTTCATTAAAAACAATCATATATTGATCTGAATGTCACCAGCTGCTCCCATGTATGCTATTTACTTGTGATATAATGTGCACCCAATGCATAATTCTCAGCTCGGGCCAAGAGCCCCGGGCCCTGTCCCGTCACATTCCATTTGCAATGTGAGATCATTTATGGAGATGCGAAAAAGACCAGGAGAGTTGGAAAAGGAAAAGACAAATTTGCATAGGTGCGGATCCTCTATCTACCGGGACAGGGAGCTCTAAATGTCCCTCAGCAGGGCAGACAGCGGAATGCAGCGGTGACTGTGTTTAATCAGTGCCTCCGCCCAGGGGGCAAAGGCTTTTGAAGATTCATGAAATAAAATATTGGCGAGATTGAAGCCCATCTTGTTCCCCGGCCTGCACCTCCATGGTGACTGGCGTACTGGAGCGACGAGGGGTGACGTTCCTGCTCACCACCTGCTGCTGGTCCCCGTGTTATTGGGACCATTCTGGTGAATTGAAGAAACGGTCGTCCAAGTTGCTCCTgtggaaaagtgaaagaaagacCTGCATTGTGATAGCACCTTCTCTCACCTCTGGagatcccaaagcatttcacagctaATGAAATTCTTTGGAACTGTAAGTAATATCACCAGAGacacagatgaccataggctgcttttccctttgaggggtggggtggggggagataataataataatctttattattgtcacaagtaggcctacattaacactgcaatgaagttactgtgaaaatctcctggctgacaggtggtgatttaacctgaggatcaccacatctcaggcaaggggcaaagttgagaaggaggCCAGCCAATTGACCTCAAGCTTATTTTATGCATTTGAACTATGGGTTATTATTGTGCGCTGGCAGATGGCACGTTGGGAGACCATTTCCTGTGCCCCTTGCATTCACCTTGGAGCCTACACAAACCCAtttcccccccataacccccaaacTACTCCAGACGGTGGGCCTGTAAATACGTCATTACCGTCTGtacctgtaaatacttaattacctgcacagACTCGCATTCGAAGTATCATCTTGcagcattgactttgtctacatatgtggttgtggaacccacctcttcattcacctgagaacggagctgtgctccgaaagctagtgattggacagctgttggactttaatctggtgttgtaagatttcttactgtgcccgccccagtccaacgccggcacctccacatcatagtgatatcatggttgtgttgtaattcaccgactgaccactaggagtctcattagtatataagtgaatgttagagtcaggtgacctcagactgactggcgaactggaagagagaggttgcgtgtgcatgttcatactgttattcatctgttgttttgtatatagttgacccacagttaatgttaataatatagctttagctacaagtgttcttgtaatataaagcaggccatccgacaagaacattacactgtGGCTCTGCCTGAGAAACCAGACAAAACCTCAGCTGAACATCTCGTCTGAAAGACACCGGGTGGAATTTTCCACCTGTGAGCTTTTCCACTCCcgtcaaagtcaatggacttttgaatgacCCGCTGCCTTTTCCAGCCCTGCCCCCTCTGTGACGGGGCCGTAACATTCAGCCCCGCAgtgctgtcagtgcagcactccctcagtactgcactgaagtgtcaggccAAACTTTTGTTCTTTTTAAACTATATTGTTATTCCAAACATTGCCAAATTCTCACATGCAAAGGCATTTAAATAATTTAAACAATTTGTCAATTAAAAACAGCAACCCTGAAACCCCCAGCAACCCCCGTGGCCCGACCGGTCCCGCTCCCTCCTCAAACCACCCTCACAATTCCCCGATTCTCGCCGCCCAGTAATGGAACATTAAATccggtagcgccagcccacccgaCCGTCGCCCTGTCTGCAGGAAGGCTCTTCAAACCCTGGGAGACTTACTCGCCCAAACAAAGGCTGAGATTAACTTATCAACCCGAACCAAAAAAGATTTAGGTAGGAAGATCGGGGGACAattaagaacctcggcagaatgttaaTTTTGACGGTCTGTACTCTACGTGCCAAGGAAAGAGGGACGGCACCCCACCTCTTCAAatcccccttcacccacccctctaCCAGACTGGCCAAGTTCAGTCTGTGTAATAGAGCCCTGTCATGCGCCGTCtgaatccctaagtatctaaacttTGTCTTGGCCAGCTTAAACGGCAGCCTCCCTAAATCTGCCCCCTTCCCCAGGGGATTCACTGGGAAAATTTCCCTCTTGctcacattcagtttgtaccctcaGAAGggtccaaacctcctcaacacctccattCTCCCTCCCACACTAGCGAGAGGATcagaaacatacaacaacaaatcgtccacaTAAAGGGACACCCTATGAtcctcgcccctccccccaccctacatCACTACCTCCCCATTTCCTGACGATCTAAACCGAATAGTCAACGGTTCAATTGCTAGCGTGAACAGTGGAGACCCAGCGGGCATCCCATAACCGGAAATACCCTGAGCTCACGGCATTGGTCACATATTCTGTGGCACTTGTACCTTCAATGCCCTCTGCTGGCCCCAACAACCCTCAGGTTCTGGGGCCTGGGccggttctcctggtcctccaccttggcCATCAAGACTTTTCGGGCCTCCGCCATCAACAGTATCTCAGCTTCCAATGGGGCAATCCGGTCACTGTGGCCCGAGACCACCTCCTCCACGTCCCGGACCATCATGCCCTCCGTCTCCAAAGCTACTCGATGGGGTAACCGCCACCTCAATCGCCCTGGACAGATGTTCTACCAACGACTGCCTTTGTTTCTGGAATTCCCCCTTTAGGAATTCCACCAATTTCTCTGTTGGCCATTGGGAGGGTGTCGCTGACGCGGAGAGCTCTGCCATGTTTTCTCCCGCTTTGCGCGCGGGACTGCTGTATCCGGTGCGGGGCCTTTACTCGACCTCTGCCTGGTGTTATACGTTGAAAAGCTTTGGACCATTCTTCTGAGGGCCTTTCCAAGCGGTCTCACCGCTTCCTGCCTTTTGCATCATGCTTCACATTCCACATCATGAGCTCCATACATGCACGGTCCTTAACGAAGCAGTCAACATTGACTGGGACGCTATGTTTGAGGTAATCTGCCATTAAACCCTTGAGTGCCCGCTTATGGAGCAACCTGAAGGAATGTGGGAACACGATAGATAGGTCAATGACCATGTTGTGAATGAACTTGAGTGCAAGGAAGTCTTTGTCCAAACTATGGCCAATCAAAATAGTGTCAGCACTGAGCATGCCCAGTCACACTGATTGAACATCAGAGATCAAATCCTCTCGCATCACACCagaaaacctggtgttgtaatcaaTCAATTCATTTTCAGGTTTAACAAACACATCATAGACCATTTTGAGATTGGCGTTGATCACACTTACACGGGAAAGCTCCCCTCCTCGTTTAGTGTAGCACATTTCAGAGCTCACTGCATAAACACTAGGATTCCCATCAAGTGGGAGCAGTTTAAGGAAAGTCTTCACAAGACCATCAAGGTTTTCTTTTCGAATGTCGACATGTAACTTCGCAATCTGACATCCAGCAGGGCCCAAAGATCGTCCACAGCAGCTATATCGAGCATCCCATCCACCAGACTTGCCGCTGAATGATCCTGACCTGAAAATGAAGTGAttgattacaacaccaggttttctGGTGTGGCTCGAGAGGATTTGATGAATGCAAAAACAACTATCTCTGATGTTCAATCAGTGTCACTGGGCATGCTCAGTGCTGACACCATTTTGATTGGCCATAGTTTGGACAAAGACTTCCTTGCACTCAAGTTCATTCACAACATGGTCATTGACCTATCTATCGTGTTCCCACATTCCTTCAGGTTGCTTCACAAGAGGGCACTCAAGGGTTTGATGGCAGATGACCTCAAACATAGCGTCCCAGTCAATGTTGACTGCTCCGATAAGGGCCGTGCATGTAGGATAGCTCATGATGTGGAAAGCACGATGCAAAAGGCAGGAAGTTGTGAGACTACTTGGTAGGGCCATCAGAGGAATGgtccaaagcttttcatcttgcaacaCCCCAGTGGATGAGGCATAACCCTCTGCCCTGCTCAATCCTGCT contains these protein-coding regions:
- the LOC140398865 gene encoding LOW QUALITY PROTEIN: RNA exonuclease 1 homolog (The sequence of the model RefSeq protein was modified relative to this genomic sequence to represent the inferred CDS: substituted 1 base at 1 genomic stop codon), with translation MQPAIYTQQGPINSNELPARAQLLALLSLTQEAVWGQDPRQRFDHKSFGWTYGVGDEERGHTQDGSRLTAWFLTLVTRLTDGFVGRKRMSGSFSGKSGGWDARYSCCGRSLGPAGCQIAKLHVDIRKENLDGLVKTFLKLLPLDGNPSVYAVSSEMCYTKRGGELSRVSVINANLKMVYDVFVKPENELIDYNTRFSGVMREDLISDVQSVXLGMLSADTILIGHSLDKDFLALKFIHNMVIDLSIVFPHSFRLLHKRALKGLMADYLKHSVPVNVDCFVKDRACMELMMWNVKHDAKGRKR